GCCGTCGGTCCCGTTCTCCTCCCGGGAGAACGCCCGGTGGTGTGCGGTGATCGTCTCGAAGAAGTCGGCGTACGGGGTGTCGACGCCGTCGAGGCGAGCGAAGTCGTCGGCGTCGAAGGAGCCGTCTCTGAGGGTCAGGCCCCAGTCGACGAGCGTCACGTCGAACTCGCCGAGGACGCGCTTTGCGGCGTCGGGGTCGACCCAGAAGTTGTACTCCGCCGCGGGGGTGTCGTTGCCGAGACAGCCGACCGCTCCGCCCATGACGACTACCTCGTCGAGCAGGTCGGGGAGGGCGGGTTCGCGGGCGACCGCGAGCGCGACGTTCGTCAGCGGACCGATACACAGAAGCGAGAGCTCGCCCGGCGCGGCGCGAGCGCGGTCGACGATGGCGTCGACGGCGTGGTCGTCGGCAGACGGGATGCCCGTCTCGGGGAAGAGATCGCCGCCGAGGCCGCCCTCGCCGTGGACGTGGTCGGCGTGTTCCCACTCTTTCAGTAGCGGCGACCGCGCTCCCTCGTACACCGGAACGTCGCGCCGGTCGAGCAGGTCCAGCGTGTACTTCGCGTTCTCGACCTCGTACTCGAACTCCACGTTGCCGGCGACGACGGTGACGGCCTCGACCGTCAGCCGCTCGGACAGGAGCGACGTCACGAGCGCCTGCGTGTCGTCGCCCGCGGTGTCCGTGTCGACGATGACTCGTCTCTGATCGTCCATCGGTGGACTCTCTCCCGTGGAGTCTCAAAGCCTCTGCGTCACACGGTGACGTCGTTGTTCGTCGTTCGTGTACGACCCGCGAGCCCCCCGAACGACTATGTGATCTCGGCGACGACCCGGGTGCATGAGCGATGACGACCCGCTCGCCGGTCGGGGATCGATCGAACCGACTCCGGGAACGACGGCGACGATGGCGTGCGGCACCTGTGGGGCGACGTTCCCCCGGCGCGAGGCGGCGACCCCCGAGAAGGGGACGCTCGCGTGCCCGGCGTGTGGCTCCACCTCGGTCACGGACACCGTCGAACGCTGACGTGCGGTGCGGGCGGACTGGGGGGACGGACGCGTATCCCAACAGCCATCTACCAGGGAGCCACCAGACGAGTGTATGTACGACGTGGTGAGTCTCGGGAGCGTCAACGTCGACCACGTAGGCTACCTCAGTGACGACGCGATCGCGGCGCTCGAGCGGCGGTACGACTGGCTGCCGAAGCCCGGTGAGACGGTCGCCGTCTCGTCCGTCCCGGCGGCGCTCCGGGACCGACTGACCGAGGTCTCGCTCGGGGGAAAAGGCGCGAACCAGGCGGTCGCCGCGGCTCGGGCGGGTGCCGACACGGCGTTTCTGGGCGCGGTCGGCGACGACGACGAGGAGTACGGCGTCCGTCCCGGGATCCGGGCTCACGGCGTCGACGTCACGGCCGTCGAGCGCGTCGACGGGCCGACGGGGTCGGCGTACATCGTCGTCGACGAGACCGCCGAGAACCGCATCGCGATCCTCGCGGGCGCGAACGCCGCCGTCGACCACGACTACGTCCGCGGCCGGATCGACACCGTCCGCGACGCCGGCTGTCTCCTCTTGCAGAACGAGATCCCGACCGACGGCGTCCGCTGGCTGCTCGACCGAC
This Salinigranum marinum DNA region includes the following protein-coding sequences:
- a CDS encoding nucleoside hydrolase, translated to MDDQRRVIVDTDTAGDDTQALVTSLLSERLTVEAVTVVAGNVEFEYEVENAKYTLDLLDRRDVPVYEGARSPLLKEWEHADHVHGEGGLGGDLFPETGIPSADDHAVDAIVDRARAAPGELSLLCIGPLTNVALAVAREPALPDLLDEVVVMGGAVGCLGNDTPAAEYNFWVDPDAAKRVLGEFDVTLVDWGLTLRDGSFDADDFARLDGVDTPYADFFETITAHHRAFSREENGTDGVTLPDSLAAACLLAPEIVDSQGRYHVDVDEREGLTRGYSLVDVNGVLDEPANATVVESVDADLFTEMVFATLAGEPPETPL
- a CDS encoding PfkB family carbohydrate kinase, which produces MYDVVSLGSVNVDHVGYLSDDAIAALERRYDWLPKPGETVAVSSVPAALRDRLTEVSLGGKGANQAVAAARAGADTAFLGAVGDDDEEYGVRPGIRAHGVDVTAVERVDGPTGSAYIVVDETAENRIAILAGANAAVDHDYVRGRIDTVRDAGCLLLQNEIPTDGVRWLLDRLDDEPDPPTVVLNPAPAAGAGELVGHDGVDVVVVNASEYVRLEEPLSTFAGTLVVTRGSDLVSVGGPESFEVAPPAADAVDTTGAGDVFTGYLAATLAPGSDLRTAVERAVTAAALSTEVAGVHSAIPDATTVDARR